One Gloeothece verrucosa PCC 7822 DNA window includes the following coding sequences:
- a CDS encoding aldo/keto reductase has product MTNDQNQKESFSELKRRRFLQGLSFIGVGTGAALAEHILFNSNSKTEAANIPQETIITQQAATGEIPLRPLGKTGVQVSAIGLGGASLGQVKTKEEAMRVAHEAIDNGITFMDNAWEYNQHKSEEWMGEALQGRRDKVFLMTKVCTHGRDRKVAMQQLEESLRRLKTDYLDLWQIHEVVYYNDPEMIFRENGAIEALTQAKKEGKVRFVGFTGHKNPAIHLKMLSYNYPFDTVQMPLNCFDATFESFEQQVLPVLNQRGIAAIGMKSMSGNGEAIKKGIITPQEALRYAMSLPVATTVSGIDSLAILRQNLAIAKGFQPMNAQEMQALRSRVAEYAADGRFELFKSSKKYDADEGRLQHGFPPQREVPS; this is encoded by the coding sequence ATGACTAACGACCAGAATCAAAAAGAATCCTTTTCAGAATTAAAACGCCGTCGGTTTCTGCAAGGATTAAGTTTTATTGGAGTAGGAACAGGAGCCGCCCTAGCCGAACATATTTTATTTAACAGCAATTCCAAAACCGAAGCCGCTAATATTCCTCAAGAAACTATCATTACTCAACAAGCCGCTACTGGTGAGATTCCTTTGCGTCCTCTCGGCAAAACCGGCGTGCAAGTATCAGCCATTGGTCTAGGGGGGGCTAGTTTGGGTCAAGTGAAAACCAAAGAAGAAGCCATGCGCGTTGCTCATGAAGCCATTGATAATGGGATTACTTTTATGGATAATGCCTGGGAATATAACCAGCACAAAAGCGAAGAATGGATGGGGGAAGCTTTACAGGGACGACGGGATAAAGTCTTTTTGATGACGAAAGTTTGTACTCATGGACGTGACCGCAAAGTAGCAATGCAACAACTCGAAGAATCTCTTCGCCGCCTGAAAACCGATTATTTGGACTTATGGCAAATTCATGAAGTGGTTTATTATAATGACCCTGAAATGATTTTTCGAGAAAATGGAGCCATTGAAGCCCTGACTCAGGCGAAAAAAGAGGGTAAAGTCCGTTTTGTCGGTTTTACGGGTCATAAAAACCCTGCAATTCATCTGAAGATGCTGTCTTATAACTATCCGTTTGATACCGTACAAATGCCGCTCAACTGTTTTGATGCAACCTTTGAAAGCTTTGAGCAGCAAGTTCTACCGGTCTTGAATCAACGAGGCATTGCAGCCATTGGGATGAAAAGTATGAGCGGCAATGGAGAAGCGATTAAAAAAGGCATTATAACCCCACAAGAAGCCCTCCGCTATGCCATGAGTCTACCCGTTGCAACCACAGTGAGCGGCATTGATTCTTTGGCTATTCTGCGGCAAAATTTAGCCATTGCTAAGGGTTTCCAGCCCATGAACGCACAAGAAATGCAAGCCTTGCGTTCTAGAGTGGCTGAATATGCCGCCGATGGGCGCTTTGAGTTGTTTAAAAGCTCGAAAAAATATGATGCTGATGAAGGCAGATTACAGCATGGTTTTCCACCTCAGCGCGAAGTGCCAAGCTAA